In a genomic window of Dyadobacter fermentans DSM 18053:
- a CDS encoding BCCT family transporter, producing the protein MKNSYFLPRTTFKKGITVPSLLFILAVTFLASFFPQVTGTLLAQMKDWIFVNLNWAYVWSVTIFVFFLLALVFSKFGSITLGDNDAVPEYSFFSWISMLFAAGMGIGLMYFSVSEPLSHFSDPTFGQMDQIARSKNAQLYTFFHWGIHAWAIYGVVGLSLAYFTYRYKLPLSLRSCFYPILKDRLNGTAGDAIDTFALCSTFFGITTTLGFGVVQLSAGLVEVGLIESSGFSSQIVIVLVIMAISIFSATTGVSKGVKFLSQLNITGAVLLMLFVLTFGPTVFLMGTLSEGIGDYLNQFLSLTFNTHAYEPERQPWYFQWTILYWAWWISWAPYVGLFIAGISRGRTIREFICAVLILPTAFNFLWMTVFGNSAIWFDQHEAAGQLSSLTANADELLFRFLDYLPAPGLSSSFSIFIIFVFFVTSADSGIFVINSIASHNAEKSPKWQLVCWGALLALLALVLLNAGGLQSLQTMTLITALPFSVVMILFCYCLVRALVVDSYYYNTDFSPATSYWSGELWKERLHRIVSVKTSENVEEYIGTTVRGALAELAAEFNSKGITAGIDFRANPTDVSLTIRHKQIEDFVYGVRNESRLVSSVLVKEVNVPNVRKDQANIPMSYFGDNRIGYNVAYFTEKEIIADVLKQYERFLELSSDVRNEIFTDIASKRRN; encoded by the coding sequence TTGTCAATTTAAATTGGGCTTATGTCTGGTCGGTCACCATTTTCGTGTTTTTCCTGCTGGCGCTGGTTTTCAGTAAATTCGGTTCGATTACGTTGGGCGATAACGACGCCGTGCCCGAGTATTCTTTCTTTTCTTGGATTTCGATGCTGTTTGCGGCTGGAATGGGCATCGGTTTGATGTATTTCAGCGTATCCGAACCGTTATCGCATTTTTCTGATCCAACCTTCGGGCAGATGGACCAGATTGCCCGTTCCAAAAACGCGCAGCTGTATACCTTTTTTCACTGGGGCATTCACGCCTGGGCGATTTACGGGGTGGTGGGACTCTCGCTGGCCTATTTTACTTACCGCTATAAGCTGCCCCTGTCGCTGAGAAGTTGCTTTTACCCGATTTTGAAAGACCGGCTCAACGGCACCGCGGGCGACGCGATCGACACTTTTGCACTATGCAGTACTTTCTTCGGTATCACCACCACGCTGGGCTTTGGCGTGGTGCAGCTCAGTGCCGGACTGGTGGAAGTAGGGCTTATCGAGAGTTCTGGGTTTTCATCACAAATCGTGATTGTGCTTGTAATCATGGCTATTTCGATTTTTTCGGCCACCACCGGCGTGAGCAAGGGCGTCAAGTTTCTGAGCCAGTTGAACATCACCGGTGCGGTCCTGTTGATGCTGTTTGTACTCACGTTCGGGCCAACCGTTTTTCTGATGGGCACGCTCTCCGAAGGCATAGGCGATTACCTGAACCAGTTTTTAAGCTTAACATTCAATACCCATGCCTACGAGCCCGAACGGCAGCCATGGTACTTTCAATGGACAATCTTATACTGGGCATGGTGGATCTCCTGGGCGCCGTACGTAGGGCTGTTTATTGCCGGGATCTCCCGCGGCAGGACTATCCGGGAGTTTATCTGCGCGGTATTGATCCTTCCTACCGCATTCAACTTCCTGTGGATGACAGTCTTCGGGAATTCTGCGATCTGGTTTGACCAGCACGAGGCCGCCGGGCAGCTCAGCAGTCTCACGGCCAATGCCGACGAGCTGCTGTTCCGTTTTCTGGATTATTTGCCCGCTCCCGGACTTAGCAGCAGTTTTTCCATCTTCATCATATTTGTATTTTTTGTGACATCGGCCGACTCCGGGATATTTGTGATCAACAGCATTGCCTCCCACAATGCCGAAAAGTCACCCAAATGGCAGCTCGTCTGCTGGGGGGCGCTGCTTGCGTTGCTTGCGCTGGTGCTGTTGAATGCCGGCGGCTTGCAATCCTTGCAGACGATGACGCTGATCACCGCATTGCCTTTTTCGGTGGTGATGATCCTTTTTTGTTACTGTCTGGTACGGGCGCTGGTGGTCGATAGCTACTATTATAACACAGACTTTTCACCGGCAACCAGCTATTGGTCAGGTGAGTTGTGGAAAGAGCGGCTGCACAGAATCGTGTCGGTGAAAACGTCCGAAAACGTGGAAGAATACATAGGCACCACGGTACGCGGCGCATTGGCGGAACTGGCGGCAGAGTTTAACAGCAAAGGGATCACCGCGGGCATCGACTTCCGGGCCAACCCGACAGATGTATCGCTCACGATCCGGCACAAGCAAATCGAGGACTTTGTCTACGGCGTTCGCAATGAGAGCCGTCTGGTTTCCAGCGTATTGGTGAAAGAGGTTAATGTTCCAAACGTCAGGAAAGATCAGGCCAACATACCCATGAGCTACTTCGGCGACAACCGAATCGGCTATAATGTCGCGTATTTCACCGAAAAGGAAATCATTGCCGATGTACTGAAACAATACGAGCGGTTTCTGGAATTGTCCTCAGATGTCAGAAATGAAATATTTACAGATATCGCTTCCAAACGCAGGAATTGA
- a CDS encoding helix-turn-helix domain-containing protein, whose protein sequence is MDSKRNAIPLHVLPQGQFMASDQVVAFGEHRPSHRINFYALVWFSEDMGVQYIDFEPYPIQKNLVYLISKNQVHSIPSAQLPKARVIVFSEEFFHRIEEMQLRQLFLPFENKGIPIPPEMTAPLEALFSLILLEYAGIAEITVLLEYTTVFLHHLHRFGTHKLRAAVGDDLRIVRLFQLMEENFKENRSASYYAGQIGLTPKRVNEILRAKAGITMSQLLSQLVLIESKRELFYGEFSIKEIAYNLGFADQSYFARFFKKQTGLTPEKFKYNVHQQAPYARS, encoded by the coding sequence ATGGATTCCAAACGCAACGCCATACCGCTACACGTTCTACCCCAGGGGCAGTTTATGGCTTCGGACCAGGTGGTTGCGTTTGGCGAACACCGGCCGAGCCACCGCATTAATTTTTATGCGCTGGTGTGGTTTAGTGAAGATATGGGCGTCCAGTATATCGATTTTGAACCTTATCCCATTCAAAAGAACCTGGTATACCTGATCTCCAAAAACCAGGTGCATTCCATTCCATCGGCCCAGCTCCCAAAAGCGAGGGTGATCGTCTTTTCCGAAGAATTCTTTCACCGCATTGAAGAAATGCAGCTCCGGCAGCTATTCCTGCCATTTGAAAACAAGGGAATACCGATTCCGCCGGAAATGACCGCGCCGCTGGAAGCTTTATTTTCGCTCATATTGCTGGAATATGCAGGCATTGCGGAAATTACGGTGCTGCTGGAATACACAACCGTTTTTCTGCATCACCTACACCGTTTCGGCACGCACAAACTCCGCGCGGCAGTGGGCGACGACCTGCGCATTGTCAGGTTGTTTCAATTGATGGAAGAAAATTTCAAAGAAAACAGATCCGCGTCCTATTATGCCGGGCAAATCGGGCTGACACCGAAAAGAGTAAATGAAATTTTGCGTGCGAAAGCGGGCATTACCATGAGTCAGCTGCTCAGCCAGCTTGTGCTGATAGAAAGTAAAAGAGAACTGTTTTACGGGGAATTTTCAATTAAAGAAATTGCCTATAACCTGGGTTTTGCCGACCAGTCCTACTTCGCCCGTTTTTTCAAAAAGCAAACCGGTTTGACGCCGGAGAAGTTCAAATACAATGTTCATCAGCAAGCTCCCTACGCCCGTTCGTAA
- a CDS encoding glucose 1-dehydrogenase, protein MKRLENKVIVITGAAMGLGFATALEAARNGAALSIIDYNAESLEKAKAEIQSRYPDINVLASVADVSDETAVKKYVDDTVAEFGRIDGFYNNAGIEGRQAPMVEYDLDVFKKVVDINLMGVYYGLKYIIPVMQKQEYGRIVNVASVGGIRGVMNQTPYVATKHAVSGITKNAALEYGRYGILTNAIAPGAILTPMVAEAFRQVNPADPKQAEDHYAQSNPTKRLGLPEEVGKLVVFLLSEDCSYVSGQVIAIDGGQSNSYGNV, encoded by the coding sequence ATGAAAAGGCTAGAAAATAAAGTAATCGTTATCACGGGCGCTGCAATGGGGCTGGGTTTTGCCACCGCTCTCGAAGCTGCCCGGAACGGCGCAGCATTGTCCATTATAGACTATAACGCAGAATCACTGGAAAAGGCGAAAGCCGAGATCCAATCCAGGTACCCGGATATTAACGTGCTTGCGTCCGTCGCTGACGTTTCAGACGAAACTGCGGTCAAGAAGTACGTGGACGATACAGTTGCCGAGTTCGGCAGGATAGACGGCTTTTACAACAACGCCGGCATTGAAGGCAGACAGGCGCCCATGGTCGAATATGATCTGGATGTCTTCAAAAAAGTGGTCGATATTAATTTGATGGGTGTTTACTATGGGTTGAAATACATTATTCCGGTTATGCAAAAACAGGAATATGGCCGGATTGTCAACGTCGCTTCTGTGGGCGGGATTCGTGGTGTGATGAATCAGACGCCATATGTGGCTACCAAACACGCTGTTTCGGGGATAACAAAAAACGCCGCATTGGAATACGGCCGTTACGGAATCCTGACCAACGCCATTGCCCCCGGTGCGATTCTCACGCCAATGGTGGCAGAGGCTTTCAGACAGGTGAATCCGGCAGATCCCAAACAGGCGGAAGATCATTACGCACAATCCAACCCGACAAAGCGTCTCGGCTTGCCCGAGGAAGTCGGCAAACTGGTGGTGTTTTTGCTGAGTGAAGATTGCAGCTATGTCAGCGGACAAGTCATCGCGATCGACG